From Acidobacteriota bacterium, one genomic window encodes:
- the fliE gene encoding flagellar hook-basal body complex protein FliE translates to MQIGNINQTTPLSGGTTGAARISGGGDGFGSAIKDAVESIDETQKSAENEISKAVTGESPDLHKTIIALQTADLKFQLGLQVRNKLIGAFDEIMRMPV, encoded by the coding sequence ATGCAGATAGGAAATATCAACCAGACGACACCGTTATCGGGTGGAACTACAGGAGCCGCGAGGATCTCCGGCGGTGGCGATGGATTCGGTTCGGCGATCAAAGATGCGGTCGAATCGATCGACGAGACGCAGAAAAGCGCGGAAAACGAGATCTCAAAAGCAGTGACCGGCGAATCGCCCGACTTACACAAAACGATCATCGCCCTGCAAACCGCCGATCTTAAATTTCAGCTCGGGCTCCAGGTTCGCAACAAGCTGATCGGAGCTTTTGACGAGATCATGAGAATGCCGGTTTAA
- the fliF gene encoding flagellar M-ring protein FliF — protein sequence MASPLIQFKEIWSRMSASGRVATVAAVVGTLGLIGALFYYGSQPNYGVLFTKLTPEDAQKISEKLKVANVPYTLTDSGTVISVPEEKIQELRIKMASEGAITGGHVGFDLFDKTSFGATDFAQQINYRRAIEGELAKTLEAMDEVESARVHVTPKKESVFTEKEDGAKASVVVRIRQNKELSSERSNAIVSLVASSIEGLEPTGVSVMDTSGRLLVAAGKHRPGGMSDTGAFTAQLESKRKFEAESATRLIALIEPVVGYNRVRADVSADIDFSQTEQSEEKFDPKSQVVRSQQVGQEIRNNPAQQVNAPVGARSNNPQTMPTPVIPVTATAAATADQRNTSTVNYEIDKTIKKTIGGGGRVNKLNVSVVVDHKSVEGVEVARTADEIKQIQDLVAAAVGIDAARGDTVVVQTMPFSKPQIEPATSTSFLDKNKALIPTVIKYGTLVLIAILLLIFVIRPARKALKAASVAAEETKLLAEGSSFEERRAAQAETPRQIDRGTPDHQQMMTVSELQAEINGENGHINADAERIEAIRRQIAAQSIDDTDLVVSTMRGWLRENA from the coding sequence ATGGCATCACCTTTAATACAGTTCAAGGAAATATGGAGCCGGATGTCCGCATCGGGCCGGGTCGCGACCGTTGCGGCGGTCGTCGGAACCCTTGGTCTGATCGGAGCCCTATTTTACTACGGCTCACAGCCCAATTACGGTGTATTGTTTACTAAACTTACCCCTGAGGACGCCCAAAAGATCAGTGAAAAGCTAAAGGTCGCTAATGTTCCGTACACCTTGACAGACAGCGGAACCGTTATCTCAGTCCCCGAGGAAAAGATCCAGGAACTTCGTATTAAGATGGCTAGCGAAGGTGCAATTACCGGCGGGCATGTTGGCTTTGACCTTTTCGACAAGACGAGTTTTGGTGCTACCGATTTCGCCCAGCAGATCAATTATCGCCGTGCGATCGAAGGCGAACTCGCAAAAACACTCGAGGCCATGGACGAGGTAGAATCTGCTCGCGTTCATGTCACACCCAAAAAAGAATCGGTTTTTACTGAAAAAGAGGACGGAGCAAAAGCTTCGGTTGTTGTTCGCATCAGGCAAAATAAAGAACTTTCTAGCGAACGATCGAATGCGATCGTCAGCCTCGTGGCTAGCTCGATCGAGGGCCTCGAGCCAACAGGTGTTTCCGTTATGGACACGTCCGGGCGGCTTCTTGTTGCTGCTGGCAAGCATCGGCCGGGTGGAATGAGTGATACAGGAGCTTTTACCGCCCAGCTTGAATCGAAGCGTAAATTCGAGGCCGAGAGTGCTACCCGGCTGATCGCTTTGATAGAACCAGTTGTTGGTTATAACCGGGTTCGTGCCGATGTTTCAGCGGATATTGATTTCAGCCAGACCGAGCAGAGCGAAGAGAAATTTGATCCGAAATCGCAGGTGGTCCGTTCGCAGCAGGTCGGGCAGGAGATCCGTAATAATCCGGCTCAACAGGTCAACGCACCGGTCGGCGCGAGATCTAATAATCCGCAAACGATGCCGACCCCGGTGATTCCGGTTACGGCGACTGCCGCTGCAACTGCAGACCAACGAAACACGTCCACGGTAAATTACGAGATCGACAAGACCATTAAGAAAACCATTGGCGGCGGCGGACGGGTTAATAAACTCAACGTTTCAGTTGTGGTTGATCACAAATCGGTTGAGGGGGTCGAGGTTGCAAGAACGGCCGATGAGATCAAGCAGATCCAGGATCTCGTTGCGGCAGCAGTCGGTATCGACGCGGCTCGCGGCGATACGGTTGTAGTTCAAACAATGCCCTTCAGTAAGCCCCAGATAGAACCGGCAACTTCGACCTCATTTCTCGACAAAAATAAGGCTCTGATCCCCACAGTGATCAAATATGGAACCCTTGTTCTGATCGCGATCCTGCTTCTGATATTCGTCATCCGACCGGCGCGCAAGGCGCTGAAAGCGGCATCGGTAGCCGCTGAAGAAACTAAATTACTAGCCGAAGGATCAAGCTTTGAGGAACGCCGTGCCGCACAGGCAGAGACACCCCGACAAATTGACAGGGGAACACCGGATCATCAGCAGATGATGACCGTGTCGGAATTACAGGCCGAAATCAATGGTGAAAACGGACATATAAATGCCGACGCCGAAAGGATCGAGGCTATCCGCAGGCAGATCGCCGCGCAGAGCATTGACGATACCGATCTGGTTGTAAGTACGATGCGGGGCTGGCTCCGTGAGAACGCATAA